A single Ochrobactrum sp. BTU1 DNA region contains:
- a CDS encoding ABC transporter ATP-binding protein: protein MAFLNLKHLKKSFGATTVVHDFNLAVEKGEFVSFLGPSGCGKTTVLRMIAGFESADQGAIEIDGKDVVDLKPNQRNIGMVFQAYALFPNMTVAQNVAFGLRVSGKSKAEIEATVKEMLSLIKLEHLADRYPYQMSGGQQQRVALARALATKPQVLLLDEPLSALDAKIRISLRQEIRAIQQKLGITTVFVTHDQEEALSISDRIVVMHEGRADQIGTPFDIYNRPASRFVASFVGTLNMLEASVAEPGQNSIDLDGRTIKVNEELSHHQKGKAITLALRPEAVSMEARKSHDTSLDATIEDVHFLGSVIRTRVALGKNQLSFDTFNDPTQPPPQRGDKVTVHFASHDLLVLAD, encoded by the coding sequence ATGGCTTTTCTTAATCTCAAGCACCTGAAAAAGAGCTTCGGCGCAACCACTGTCGTCCACGATTTCAATCTCGCTGTCGAAAAGGGAGAATTCGTTTCCTTCCTCGGCCCATCGGGATGCGGCAAGACCACTGTTCTGCGTATGATCGCAGGGTTTGAGAGTGCGGATCAGGGCGCAATCGAAATTGACGGCAAAGATGTTGTTGATCTCAAGCCAAACCAGCGCAATATCGGTATGGTCTTTCAGGCCTATGCGCTGTTTCCAAACATGACCGTTGCCCAGAACGTGGCATTCGGCCTGCGTGTTTCAGGCAAGTCGAAGGCTGAAATCGAGGCGACGGTCAAGGAAATGCTCAGCCTCATAAAGCTCGAGCATCTTGCCGATCGTTATCCTTATCAGATGTCCGGCGGCCAGCAGCAGCGTGTGGCCTTGGCACGTGCGCTTGCAACCAAGCCGCAGGTACTTCTGCTTGATGAACCGCTTTCAGCACTCGATGCAAAGATCCGTATCTCGCTCCGTCAAGAAATCCGTGCGATCCAGCAGAAATTGGGAATTACCACGGTGTTCGTAACACATGATCAGGAAGAAGCGCTTTCGATATCTGATCGTATCGTCGTCATGCATGAAGGCCGTGCTGATCAGATCGGCACACCATTCGATATTTATAATCGCCCTGCATCTCGTTTCGTTGCTTCCTTTGTCGGCACGCTTAACATGCTGGAGGCATCGGTCGCCGAACCAGGCCAGAACAGCATCGACCTTGACGGTCGCACTATCAAGGTAAATGAAGAACTCAGCCATCACCAGAAAGGCAAGGCGATCACACTCGCGCTACGTCCGGAGGCGGTCAGTATGGAAGCACGCAAAAGCCACGACACATCACTTGATGCGACCATCGAAGATGTGCACTTCCTCGGTTCGGTTATTCGTACGCGTGTGGCACTTGGCAAGAACCAGTTGTCCTTCGACACATTTAATGATCCCACCCAGCCACCACCACAGCGCGGTGATAAAGTGACAGTACATTTTGCATCGCACGATCTGCTCGTTCTAGCAGATTAA
- a CDS encoding ABC transporter permease: MKKGFNLQKIGAWIAFLIGAIYFLVPLIGTFEFSLRMRRGEYSFDAYRVVFSDPNFQATFGYSILLGILTIIFGVLLVVPTAYWVRLRLPHLRPLIEFITLMPLVIPAIVIVFGYLRIYNSSSWLPFTSSTRATDLLLMFGYVTLALPYMYRAVDTAMRTIDVRTLTEAAQSLGAGWGRIMFKVIFPNVISGVMSGAFITFAIVIGEFTLASLLNRPAFGPYLQLVGANRAYEPSALAIISFGITWLSIIMLQLVSRLNKFKTTAG; this comes from the coding sequence ATGAAAAAGGGGTTCAATCTCCAAAAGATCGGTGCGTGGATTGCCTTCCTCATTGGAGCAATCTACTTCCTCGTTCCGCTGATCGGGACCTTTGAATTTTCGCTGCGCATGCGTCGTGGCGAATATTCCTTCGATGCCTATCGCGTGGTTTTCAGCGATCCTAATTTCCAGGCAACTTTCGGCTATTCAATCCTGCTTGGTATTCTCACGATCATTTTTGGTGTGCTGCTTGTTGTGCCAACTGCTTATTGGGTTCGTCTGCGTCTGCCGCATCTGCGTCCATTGATCGAGTTCATCACACTGATGCCGCTCGTCATTCCGGCAATTGTCATCGTGTTCGGCTATCTGCGCATCTATAACTCTTCGTCTTGGCTGCCATTTACCTCATCCACGCGCGCAACAGATCTGTTGCTGATGTTTGGTTACGTAACGCTGGCCCTGCCCTACATGTATCGCGCAGTCGACACTGCCATGCGCACAATTGATGTTCGCACACTGACCGAAGCAGCCCAGAGCCTTGGCGCTGGCTGGGGTCGGATCATGTTCAAGGTCATTTTTCCAAATGTTATCTCGGGTGTCATGAGTGGTGCATTCATCACTTTTGCTATCGTCATCGGTGAGTTCACGCTGGCATCCTTGCTCAACCGTCCTGCCTTTGGTCCTTATCTTCAGCTCGTCGGCGCAAATCGCGCTTATGAACCATCCGCGCTGGCGATTATCTCCTTCGGTATCACTTGGCTCAGCATTATTATGTTGCAGCTCGTTTCGCGCCTCAACAAATTCAAGACAACCGCCGGGTAA